In Mycobacterium branderi, the DNA window ACCTTCGACGACGTGCGATTCGGCTACCCGTCGGCCGACAAGGTGTCGCTGGCGTCGCTGGAAGAGGTCGCGGTGCTCGACGCGCGCGGGGGAGACGAAGTGCTGCACGGGATTTCGTTCACCGCAGAGCCGGGACAGATGGTGGCGCTGGTCGGGTCGTCCGGGGCCGGCAAGTCGACGATTGCGGCTCTGCTGGCCCGGCTCTACGACGTGGACTCCGGCGCGGTGCGGCTGGCCGGGGTCGACGTGCGCGACCTGACCACCACGTCGCTGCGCCAGACCGTCGGCCTGGTCACCCAGGACGGCCACCTGTTCCACGAGTCAATCCGGTCCAACCTCCGGCTGGCGGCACCCGGTGCGTCCGACGACGAGCTGTGGGCGGCGCTGCGGCGCGCGCGGCTGGCCGACGTCGTCGCCGAGATGCCCGACGGCCTGGACACCGTGGTCGGGGAGCGGGGCTATCGCCTGTCGGGCGGTCAGCGGCAGCGGCTGACCATCGCCCGGTTGCTGCTGGGCCGGTCACGGGTGGTGGTCCTGGACGAGGCGACGGCGTCGCTGGACTCGGCTTCGGAAGCCGCTGTGCAGCAGGCGCTTTCGGAGGCGCTGGCGGGCCGGACGTCGATCGTCATCGCGCACCGGCTGTCCACCGTGCGGGCCGCCGACCAGATCCTGGTCGTCGAGGGCGGCCGGATCACCGAGCGCGGCACGCATGACCAGCTGCTCGCTCGCGGCGGGCGCTACGCCGAGTTGTATCTCACCCAGTTCGGCGGCGACGACGAGGCCGCGGCATGAGCCGGCTCGGGCAGGTGGTCGTTGTCACCGGCCCGCCCGGATCCGGAAAGTCCACGGTCGCAGAGGTTCTCGCCACATCGGCGCAGCGACCGACTGTGCACATGCTCACCGACACGTTCTACCGGTGGATCCGGACCGGTTACATCGCGCCCTACCTCGAGGAAGCGGCGCAGCAGAACGAAGTCGTGATCGGTGTCATCGCCGACGCGGCAGCCCGATATGCAATCGGAGGCTACGACGTCATTCTCGACGGGATTGTGGGCCCATGGTTTCTCGACAAGCTGCATACCGTCCTTCGACGGCATGAGATAGCGACGTCGTATGTGGTGCTGCGGCCTCGGCTGGACGTTGTGCTATCCCGGGCCACTGGTCGCGGCCATGACGAATTGACTCTGCCCGAACCCATTTCGCAGCTGCATGCACAATTCAGCCACCTCGCGAAGCTGGAGCGCCACGTCGTCGACTCGAGTGAGCAGGCCGTCGAGCAGACCGTGGCGCAGATCAGGGATGGCTTGGCGCGCGACGACTATTTACTCCCGCGTTGAGCAGGAACCGCCGGCGCTCACTCGTCCTCTGGCACCGGGACCACGATCGCCTGGTCGATCAGGTCGGCAGGGTTGGCATCGCGCTCGGCGACATCTGCGACATACGAAGTGTCCAGACCGGTCTGGTCGTCGGCATCGACGAGGCGTTGCTGGTCCATCGCATCAGCTTCGGGTGTTTCGTCGACCGGCACGATTCCCTCGACGTTCTTCATGGTCGGTGTCCCTCCTTCCCCTTCGCGATGCGTTGCCGCCGGGCGCGGCGCGACGAGCCTTGAGTTCGGCGTTGTCGGACCGTAGTTGAGTGTTGTCGGACTCTAGCTGGGAGTTGCGCTCTTCCAGATTGAGGATCTGCACGACACCGGCTAGGTTTATCCCTTGGTCGACCAATTCGCTGATTCGCTTCAGCCGGTCGAGGTCGTCATCGCTATAGCGTCTGGTGCCGCCGTCGGTGCGCGACGGGGTCAGCAGTCCCCAACGCTCATAGAGCCGCAAGGTTTGCGGCCCAATGCCCGACAACTCGGATGCCACCGAGATGCCGTAGACGCCCCGCGCAGAGCGCGGTGTTGCGTCGCTGGTCAACTGCATCTCCATTCGTCGTCAGAGCCTCGTGGTTGGCGTATACACAAAGCTATCATAACGGATACGACAAAGCTGTGTCAGCAAGCATAGATTTCCGATCTTAAGAGCTGGATGCCCTTGGCCGGTTTTTCTAGAAATCTGCTGACTACCTCTTGCATAATACTGTCGCTAGTGCTATCACAAAGTTATGTCAGTAGACATAAGTCATCTGGCAACGACTCGGGAGGTTAAGTCATGGCGCTGATGCGTACCGATCCGTTCCGTGACCTCGACCGGTGGACCCAGCAAGTGCTCGGGACCGCAGCCCGGCCGGCGGTCATGCCGATGGACGCCTGGCGAGACGGCGACAAGTTCATCGTCGAGTTCGACCTGCCTGGCGTGAACGCCGATTCGCTGGACCTGGACGTCGAGCGCAATGTGCTCACTGTCCGTGCCGAGCGGCCTGCGCTGGATCAAAACCGCGAAATGGTTTCCGCTGAACGTCCGCGCGGCGTATTCAGCCGGCAACTATTCCTCGGCGAAAACCTTGACACCGACAAGATCGAGGCCAACTACCACGACGGTGTCCTGCGGCTGACGATTCCAGTTGCTGAGAAGGCCAAGCCACGCCGCATCGAAATCAGCCACGACGGCCACCAGACGGCGATCAACGCCTGACGGCTGAGCCGACGTACCGCACGACGATGAGGAGGTGATGCGTCGACAGTCGAAATGCACAAGCGGTGATCCCCGTGCCGTCCACAAGGATTGCTACCTGAGCGCGGCCGACGCAGTATCGCGCACGCATCGCCACCGATAGTGGCCATTTTGGTGGACCGCACGGACCTCATCGACCTGGGGTGGGTGCGTTTGTGGCCCGATACGCGCCCACCCCGCTACACGACTGTCGGCCCGGGTGGAAGGCTCCGGTGCCTGAGATGGATGATCCCTACTCGGTGCTCGGCGTATCGCCGACGGCGACTCAGGCCGAAATCACCCATGCCTATCGGCGCCAGTTGCGTGACTATCACCCCGACAGACGTTCGGGGGAGCCGAATTCCGGAGCGGACGAACGGCTACGCCAAATCCTGGCTGCCTACGCGCTGTTGCGCGATCCCCGTCGGCGCGCGGCCTATGACCGTGCCCATCCGGTTGTCCGCAAACGCACTACCCCGACCCGGATTCCGGTGACCCGCAGACGTTCTCGCGACGACGATGAGCCTCCGCTGCGGGCCGGTCCCGTCCGCTGGCACCGCTGATTAGCTCATGGCAGCGGGTCGCCGCCATCAGACCAGCCCGATCCGCCGGTGGCGTTGCAGGCGGGCGGTCACGCGCTGCGGTTCGGGTACCGCTCGCAGCGTGTGTAATTCGTGGGCAATGGCTCGCGACATCCGTTTGGCGAACACGATCGGTTCGTCGGCGGCATCGGGATACTCGGGCACGACGACGTCGACAATGCCCGATGCGTGTAGGTCCTTCGACCGGATACCCTGGGCCGCAGCAAGTTCGGGGGCATGGTCGGTGTTGCGGTACATGATCGCACTGGCCCCCTCCGGTGGCAGCGGAGCCAGCCAGCCATGCAGCGCGGCCAGCACGCGGTCGGCGGGCAGCATCGCCAGCGCGGGCCCGCCGCTGCCCTGACCCAGCAGCACCGACACCGTCGGCGTCTGCAGTGTGACCAGTTCGGCCAGGCAGCGCGCGATTTCACCGGCCAGCCCGCCCTGCTCGGCGGCTTCGGACAGCGCGGGGCCGGCGGTATCGATGACGAGCACCAGCGGTAGCCGCAACCCCGCGGCCAGCGCCATCCCGCGCCGGGCCTCGCGCAGCGCGGCCGGACCCACGATGCCGCCGAAGACACGCTGCTGGCCGAGTACGACGGCGGGCTGGCCGCCGAACCGCGCCAACGCGAGCAGCGTGCTGCCCGCCTCGCCATGGCCGGTACCCGACAACAGGACCCGCTCGGTGGCGCCGTGGCGCAGCAGCGTTTCGACCCCGGGGCGGTCCGGTCGGCGCGACGCCACCACCGAATCCCACGCCGGCACATCAGGTATCGACGCGTGGTCGGGCGCCGGCGGGCGGCCCGCGGGCGGATCGACCAACACCTTGAGCACCCGCTCGAGGGTGCGGCGCAGCCAT includes these proteins:
- a CDS encoding AAA family ATPase, with protein sequence MSRLGQVVVVTGPPGSGKSTVAEVLATSAQRPTVHMLTDTFYRWIRTGYIAPYLEEAAQQNEVVIGVIADAAARYAIGGYDVILDGIVGPWFLDKLHTVLRRHEIATSYVVLRPRLDVVLSRATGRGHDELTLPEPISQLHAQFSHLAKLERHVVDSSEQAVEQTVAQIRDGLARDDYLLPR
- a CDS encoding MerR family transcriptional regulator, with translation MTSDATPRSARGVYGISVASELSGIGPQTLRLYERWGLLTPSRTDGGTRRYSDDDLDRLKRISELVDQGINLAGVVQILNLEERNSQLESDNTQLRSDNAELKARRAAPGGNASRRGRRDTDHEERRGNRAGRRNTRS
- a CDS encoding Hsp20/alpha crystallin family protein, with the protein product MALMRTDPFRDLDRWTQQVLGTAARPAVMPMDAWRDGDKFIVEFDLPGVNADSLDLDVERNVLTVRAERPALDQNREMVSAERPRGVFSRQLFLGENLDTDKIEANYHDGVLRLTIPVAEKAKPRRIEISHDGHQTAINA
- a CDS encoding J domain-containing protein, producing the protein MDDPYSVLGVSPTATQAEITHAYRRQLRDYHPDRRSGEPNSGADERLRQILAAYALLRDPRRRAAYDRAHPVVRKRTTPTRIPVTRRRSRDDDEPPLRAGPVRWHR
- a CDS encoding acetyl-coenzyme A carboxylase carboxyl transferase subunits beta/alpha gives rise to the protein MSRISADELRDAVLDAGSFVSWDTEPLAVPANDAYAAELAAARAATGRSESVVTGEGRVHGRRVAVIACEFDFLAGSIGVAAGERITTAIERATRERLPLLASPSSGGTRMQEGTVAFVQMVKISAAIALHKRAHLPYLVYLRHPTTGGVFASWGSLGHVTIAEPGALIGFLGPRVYEQLYGEPFPSGIQVAENLQRHGVIDGVIPLRWLRRTLERVLKVLVDPPAGRPPAPDHASIPDVPAWDSVVASRRPDRPGVETLLRHGATERVLLSGTGHGEAGSTLLALARFGGQPAVVLGQQRVFGGIVGPAALREARRGMALAAGLRLPLVLVIDTAGPALSEAAEQGGLAGEIARCLAELVTLQTPTVSVLLGQGSGGPALAMLPADRVLAALHGWLAPLPPEGASAIMYRNTDHAPELAAAQGIRSKDLHASGIVDVVVPEYPDAADEPIVFAKRMSRAIAHELHTLRAVPEPQRVTARLQRHRRIGLV